From a single Clupea harengus chromosome 24, Ch_v2.0.2, whole genome shotgun sequence genomic region:
- the LOC116219357 gene encoding uncharacterized protein LOC116219357, with product MEYHLVLTTCYLAIGWSSVSSLNVTGLEGETVHINCLPTAGITDKGRYFCKGEKRYSCQDIIPMERGTGTGLDKRFSLDTTGHVVVVQIRKLRGSDSGTYWCGSDRQRRYRDYVQIYLSVGRKEEGRGTTQSLSTPVVAELRPRPPTAPPTAPHDTPVRLILSVCLVTAFVFAVTALMLHRRSGKQSEVAISNEPNKAGTEIAIGDYENNGLDKDNKSIIEMASIYQSLHPNTAQRDAVYQSLDPNTLQHDAIYQSLNPNTLQHDAIYQSLNTNTLQPGGVYQSLNPDQRDSVYQSLNPDQRDSVYQSLKPDQRDSVYQSLKPNTLQQRPVYLNQ from the exons ATGGAGTATCACCTGGTTCTCACCACCTGCTACCTGGCCATAG gTTGGTCCAGCGTCTCTTCTCTGAATGTCACGGGCCTAGAAGGAGAAACTGTTCACATTAACTGCCTCCCCACTGCTGGCATCACAGACAAAGGCAGGTACTTCTGCAAAGGAGAGAAGCGCTACAGCTGCCAGGACATCATTCCGATGGAGCGTGGAACCGGGACCGGGCTGGACAAGAGGTTCTCCCTTGACACAACGGGTCacgtggtggtggtgcagaTTAGGAAACTCAGGGGTTCTGATTCTGGAACCTACTGGTGTGGATCGGACCGACAGAGACGGTACAGGGACTACGTCCAGATCTATCTTtctgtgg GACGCAAAGAAGAAGGACGTGGAACGACACAAAGCCTTTCTACTCCTGTGGTGGCGGAGCTACGCCCAAGACCCCCCACAGCGCCCCCTACAGCTCCACACG ACACACCTGTCCGCcttattctctctgtgtgtctggtgacAGCCTTTGTGTTTGCTGTCACAGCCCTGATGCTCCACAGACGCTCTGGGAAACAATCAGAAG TGGCCATCTCAAATGAACCAAATAAAGCGGGAACCGAAATT GCAATTGGTGATTATGAGAACAATGGTCTGGATAAAGACAACAAAAGCATTATTGAGATGGCATCTATCTACCAAAGCTTACACCCCAACACTGCCCAACGTGATGCAGTTTACCAGAGCTTggaccccaacactctacaacatgatgcaatttaccagagcctgaaccccaacaccctACAACATGATGCAATTTACCAGAGCCTGAACACCAACACCCTCCAACCTGGCGGAGtttaccagagcctgaaccccgaCCAGAGAGACTCAGTCtatcagagcctgaaccccGACCAGAGAGACTCAGTCTACCAGAGCCTGAAGCCCGACCAGAGAGACTCAGTCTACCAGAGTCTGAAGCCCAACACCCTCCAACAAAGGCCTGTTTATCTAAACCAGTAG